The Lactuca sativa cultivar Salinas chromosome 2, Lsat_Salinas_v11, whole genome shotgun sequence genome includes a window with the following:
- the LOC111906941 gene encoding protein unc-13 homolog has product MDIRTRQGLLNAMAGKVGKRMDALLIPIELLSCVSRTEFSDKKAYIRWQKRQLNMLEEGLVNHPVVGFGESGRKASEIRILLARIEESESFAPSVGELQRIECLRSLREIPIALAERPARGDLTGEVCHWAYGYHLNVRLYEKLLSSIFDVLDEGKLTERTTWLGIFYMCIPTGIALGYVYGGWVNLAREQEKQVLPVQPCAPHEIGHCWVDLSSEQNGEGGVVNGGSNSGCCSVFSGG; this is encoded by the exons ATGGACATTAGAACAAGACAAGGGCTACTCAATGCAATGGCTGGAAAAGTGGGGAAAAGAATGGATGCTCTTTTGATTCCTATCGAGTTATTATCCTGTGTTTCTCGAACCGAATTTTCTGACAAAAAAGCTTACATAAGATGGCAAAAGAGACAA TTGAATATGTTGGAGGAAGGACTTGTGAATCACCCAGTTGTGGGATTTGGAGAATCTGGTCGCAAAGCAAGTGAAATAAGGATTCTATTGGCAAGAATTGAAGAATCTGAG TCATTTGCACCTTCTGTGGGTGAACTTCAACGCATAGAATGTTTGAGATCTCTAAGGGAGATTCCCATTGCACTTGCAGAGAGGCCAGCTCGTGGTGACTTAACTGGTGAAGTATGTCATTGGGCATATGGGTATCATTTGAATGTCAGATTATATGAGAAACTTCTTTCCAGCATTTTTGATGTTCTAGATGAGGGGAAACTAACTGAG AGAACAACTTGGTTGGGAATATTTTACATGTGCATACCTACAGGAATTGCCCTTGGTTATGTTTATGGTGGATGGGTAAATTTGGCAAGAGAACAG GAAAAGCAGGTGTTGCCGGTGCAACCTTGTGCCCCACATGAAATCGGCCACTGTTGGGTTGATTTGTCATCAGAACAAAATGGAGAAGGAGGTGTAGTCAACGGAGGCAGCAACTCCGGTTGTTGTTCTGTCTTTTCCGGTGGATAG